The following are from one region of the Osmerus mordax isolate fOsmMor3 chromosome 1, fOsmMor3.pri, whole genome shotgun sequence genome:
- the LOC136961296 gene encoding uncharacterized protein, which yields MVLSGLAPDPKPRPGVQSFRAGPAPQRSLAQMGEEGRELRVVMNTNDPDYEHIYSIENYDDPLEEIVLFTPNINQSRGEVVKVSSSTGEAVKVVPQKAVASQKAVASQKSVASQKAVASQKSVASQKAVASQKAVASQKADRPKRDLKGEAPVDPCSLPLEEGTCGRFTLRYYFNAPAQACRPFIYSGCDGNANRFLLLEQCEKLCLGGNTATPSGRRG from the exons ATGGTCCTCTCAGGTCTTGCCCCAGACCCTAAGCCCCGCCCAGGTGTCCAGTCTTTCAGGGCGGGGCCGGCACCACAGCGCTCGCTGGCCCAGATGGGcgaggagg GTCGTGAACTCCGTGTGGTGATGAACACCAACGACCCGGACTACGAGCATATCTACTCCATCGAGAACTACGATGACCCTCTGGAGGAGATTGTCCTCTTCACCCCCAACATCAATCAGAGCAGGG GTGAGGTTGTCAAAGTTTCTTCTTCGACTGGTGAGGCTGTGAAAGTTGTGCCCCAGAAAGCTGTGGCCTCTCAGAAAGCTGTGGCCTCTCAGAAATCTGTGGCCTCTCAGAAAGCTGTGGCCTCTCAGAAATCTGTGGCCTCTCAGAAAGCTGTGGCCTCTCAGAAAGCTGTGGCCTCTCAGAAAGCAGACAGACCTAAGAGAGACCTGAAGGGGGAAG ctccaGTGGACCCGTGCTCACTGCCTCTAGAGGAGGGCACCTGTGGGCGCTTCACCCTGCGTTACTACTTTAACGCCCCGGCTCAGGCCTGCAGGCCCTTCATCTACAGCGGCTGTGACGGCAACGCCAACCGCTTCCTCCTCCTGGAGCAGTGTGAGAAACTCTGCCTCGGGGgcaacacag CGACTCCGTCCGGCAGACGAGGATGA